The window GGAGACGCAGCTCGCGCGCGTGCGGCCGGGCCTGCCCGCCCGGGTGGAGATCGACGGGTATCCGGGCAAGACTCTCCACGGCACCGTGGACTCCCTCAGCGCCGGCACCGGCTCGCGCTTCTCGCTCCTGCCCCCGGAGAACGCCACCGGCAACTGGGTGAAGGTGGTCCAGCGCGTCCCCGTGAAGATCCGCCTCGACGCCACGGAGGTGGGCAACCCCCGGCCGCTCCGCGCCGGCATGTCCGCGGTGGTGACGATCAAGGTCAAGTAGGGGCATGCAGCCTCCAGCCGAGGCGCACGTCTCCGCGGCGCGGAAGTGGCTCATCACGCTGTCCATCATGCTGGTGGCGGTGATGCAGATCCTCGACACCAGCGTGACCAACGTGGCCCTCCCGCACATGCAGGGATCGCTGTCGGCCGGCGTGGAGGAGGTGGCCTGGGTCATCACCTCGTTCCTGGCGGCCAACGCCGTCATCATTCCCGCGACAGGCTGGCTGGCCGGGCTCCTCGGCCGCCGCCGCTTCTTCCTCATCTGCACGACACTGTTCACCGTCTCCTCCTTCCTCTCGGGACTGGCACCGAACCTGGCCTTCCTGATCGCCATGCGCGTGCTGCAGGGCATCGGCGGCGGCCCCGTGATCCCGCTGTCGCAGGCGATCCTCTGGGAGACCTTCCCGCTGAAGGAGCGGGGCACGGCCATGGCCGTCTGGGGCATCGGGATCATGATGGGGCCCATCCTGGGACCGACGCTGGGCGGCTGGATCGCCGACAACTGGTCGTGGCGCTGGATCTTCTACATCAACCTGCCCATCGGGTTCCTGGGCTTCTTCATGGCGAGCGTCTTCCTCTTCGATCCCGCGTATCTGAGGAAGCCGGGGCGCGTGGACGTCCTGGGGCTCGTGCTGATCGTGGCGGGCTTCGGCTGCCTCCAGCTCGTCCTCGACCGCGGAGAGCGCGAGGACTGGTTCGACTCGGGCTTCATCGTGACGCTCGCCGTCGTCGCGGTCCTGGCGCTGGCGGGCTTTCTCCTCCGCGAGCTGACGACCCGCGAGCCCATCCTCGATCTCCGGGTCTTCGCCGACCGGAACTTCGCCGCCGGCAGCACCGTCATCGCCATGGTGGGCTTCGGGCTCTACGCGAGCATGATCCTCGTCGCGCTCTACACCCAGAAGCTCATGGGCTACGACGCCTGGACCGCCGGCATGGTGCTGGCGCCGGGCGGGGTCGGCAACCTGCTCTCGCTGCTGGCCGCCGGCCAGCTCGTGGCGCGCATGGACCAGCGGCTCCTGCTCACGGCGGGCTGCCTGCTCAACGCGCTGGGACTCTACTGGATGACCTCCCTCACGCTGGGCATGGACTACTGGGCGCTCGTCTGGCCGCGCTTCCTCCAGGGGTTCGGCCTCGGGTTCATCTTCGTGCCGCTGGCGACGCTCACCCTGGCCACGATCCGGAAGGACCGGCTGGGCAATGCCACCTCCGCCTTCAACGTGCTCCGCAACCTGGGCGGCAGCACCGGGGTGGCGCTCGCCACGACCTTCCTGTCGCGCAGGAGCCAGGTCCACCAGGCGACCCTCGCGGCCCACGTGGACGTCTGGAGCCCGGAGACCGCCGCGCGCCTGGCGGCGTGGACGCAGCACTTCGTCGCCCAGGGGGCGGACACCTTCACGGCGAAGCAGCGCGCGCTCGCCATGCTCTACCACGACACCGTCGGCCAGGCTCAGGTGCTCGCCTATATGGACGACTTCTGGGTGCTGACGATCCTCTTCTGTGTGATTCCGTTCCTCATCCCGCTCATGCGCCGCGTGCGCGTGGACCCTGCTGCCCCGGGGGACGGAGGTCCGGGGTCCGGAGGCCCGCCGCCACGGGGGCCGCGAGCCGCCGCGCCCGGCCCGGCGCCGCACGTGGTCGTCGAGTGATGCCCGCCGCCGATCTCGGCCTCCTCGACAGCATCCAGCGACGGGTGCTCTGGCTCGCCACCTGGATGGTCCACCACGCCAATGTCCTCCGCCCGAACCCCGACGGGACCAAGGTGGGCGGCCACCAGGCCTCCTCGGCCTCGCTCACGAGCCTGCTCACCGCGCTGTACTTCCACGCGCTCCGGCCGGGGGACATGGTGGCGGTGAAGCCGCATGCCGCCCCGGCCTTCTACGCGATCCAGTACCTCCTGGGCCGGCTGCCGCGGGAGGCGCTCGGGACGCTGCGCGCCTTCGGCGGCCTCCAGGCCTACCCGAGCCGCAGGAAGAACCCCGAGATCGTGGACCTCTCCACGGGGTCCATGGGGCTCGGGGCCGTGGCCGCCAGCTTCGGCGCGCTGGCCACGCGCTACCTGGGCGATCACTTCGGGGTGCGCCACCCCGCCCGCTTCATCGCGCTGGTGGGCGATGCCGAGCTGGACGAGGGCAATGTCTGGGAGGCGCTCCTCGAGGAGTCGATGGCCACGCTCGGCAGCCTTCTCTGGATCGTGGACCTCAACCGCCAGAGCCTGGACCGCGTGGCGCCCGATGGACGCCGGCACCAGCTCGCGCGGATGTTCGCGGCCAATGGCTGGCACGTGGTCCGGCTGCGCTGGGGCGGCAGGCTCCGGGCGCTGTTCGAGTCACCCGGCGGCAGCCGGCTGCGCCGGCGGCTCGAGGGCATGTCCGGTCCCGAGTACCATGCGCTCCTGCGCTGCCCGCCCGCCGCCGCCCGCAAGCTGCTCGTGACCTCCCCCAGGGGCATGCCCGACGCCGTCATCGAGGGGCTGCTGAGCCGGGTCGCCGACGACGAGCTGCCGGCGCTCTGCGGCGATGTCGGAGGCCACGACCTGGCTGCCATCCTGGCGGCGCTCGGCGAGGCGGAGCGCCAGCGGGACCGCCCCTCGGTGATCCTCGCCGACACGATCAAGGGATGGGGGCTCCCGCTGGCCGCCGATCCCGGCAATCACGGCGCGCTCCTGACCCCGGCGCAGGTCGAGGCGCTCCGCGCTGCCTCCGGCATCGCGCCGGGGGGCGAGTGGGAGGCCTTTCCGCCGGAGAGCCGGGAAGCGGCGCTCATCCGGGGGCGGCCGGCGCTCTTCTCGCCGCCGCCGCGGAGCGAGGCCATCGAGGTTCCCGAGCGGCTCGGGGAGTCGTATCCGGCGGAGGCCTCCACCCAGGAGGCCTTCGGCCGGGTGCTGGGGGCCCTCGCCCGGCTCCCGGCCGGTGACCGCCTCGTCACCCTGTCGCCCGACGTGGCCGTCACCACGCACCTCGCCGGCTGGATCAACCGCAAGGGCGTCTACTCGCCCAGCGGCAAGCGCGAGCCCGCGGTGGAGGCCCCCCGAGCCATGCAGTGGAGGAAATCGCCGGCGGGGCAGCACGTGGAGATCGGGATTGCCGAGCACAACCTCTTCCTCGCGCTCGGCGCCTTCGGGCTCACACGCGCGCTGTCGGGCGTGACCCTCTTCCCCGTCGGGACGCTCTACGATCCCTTCGTCACCCGCGGCCTCGACGCCCTCTACCACGCGCTCTACTCGGGCGCCCAGTTCATCGTGGTGGCGACGCCCTCGGGGGTGAGTCTGTCGCCCGAGGGCGGGGCGCATCAGTCGGTGATCACGCCGGGGATCGGCATCGGGCTGCCCGGGATCGTCTACCACGAACCCGTCTTCGCCTGCGAGGTCGAGTGGATCCTGCTGGATGCCATGCGCAGGATGGCCGCGCGGCAGGGCGGCGAGAGCCTCTACCTGCGGCTGTCCACCAAGCCGGTGGCGCAGGCGCTGGCGCCGCCCGCCACCGACGAGCAGCGCGCCCGCGTGCTCCGCGGCGGCTACCGCCTCGTGGACGGGCGCGCCGACCCCCGCTGGGATCCCGAGGTCAACGCCGTCCACCTCTTCGCCGCGGGCGTGATGGTCCCCGAGGCCGTGGCGGCGAGCCGCGCGCTCCGCGCGGAGGGCGTGTACGCCAGCGTGTTCGCCGCCACGAGCCCGGACCTCCTCTACCGGGGGGCGCGCGCGCCGCGCCCGTACCTGGAGGAGCTCGTGTCCGCCGAGGAGGAGGGCGTGGCCGTGGTGTCGGTGCTCGACGGCCACTCCCACGGCCTCGCCTTCATCGGCGCGGCTCTCGGTGTCCCGCAGATTCCCCTGGGCGTGGATCACTTCGGTCAGTCGGGCACCCGCCAGGATCTCTACCGCCACTACGGCATCGACCCGCCGGCCATTGCCCGCGCCGCGCTGACCCTCCTCGGACGGTAGTCCTCGGGGCGTGCCCGCCCGGCGGGCCGTGGGATAATCCATGGGCGCGACCCCGCGCGAGGAGAAGAGTCCCATGGAGCAGCCGACGATCCTCGTGGTGGATGACGACCCGGACGTGCGCGAGACCCTGTCGGAGTCCCTCGCGGCGCTCGACTACCGGGTGCTCACCGCCGACTCCGCTCCGGCGGCCCTGGCGGTGCTCGACACGGCGCGCCCCGATCTCGTCCTCACGGATGTGCACATGGGTGCCATGAGCGGTGTCGATCTCTGCACGCGCCTCAAGGCCGATCCGCGCTGGGAGCTCATCCCCGTCGTCATCCTCACCGGGGTCTCCGATCTCGAGGCGCGCGTGGCCGGGCTGGCCGCGGGGGCCGACGACTTCTTCGGCAAGCCCGTGGAGCTGCTGGAGCTGGGGACGCGTGTGGCGGCGCTGCTCAGGGTCAAGCAGCTGCTGGACCAGCTGGAGCGCGCCGAGGGCGTGATCACGAGCCTCGGCCTCACGATCGAGGCCCGCGATCCCTACACGGCCGGCCACTGCGAGCGGATCCGGAAGTACGCCGTGGCGCTGGGGCATGCCCTCGGCGTGGACCAGGCGACGCTTCGGGCGCTGGCCCTCGCCGGCTATCTCCACGACCTCGGCAAGATCTCGGTGCCGGACGGCATCCTCCTCAAGCCGGGGCCGCTCACCGCCGCGGAGCGCCAGATCATCCAGACGCATGCCGGCGCCGGGGCCGATCTGGTGCAGGGGCTCAGGACGCTGGAGGACGTGCGGCCGATCATCCGCCATCACCACGAGAAGATGGACGGCACGGGCTACCCGGACGGGCTCGCGGGCGCGGCGATCCCGCTGGGGGCGCGCATCATGGCTGTGGTGGACGTGTACGACGCGCTCCACACGGCGCGGCCGTACAAGCAGGCGCTCTCCCACGCCGAGTCGGTGGCGATCCTGCTCCGGGAAACGGAGGCCGGCTACTGGGAGCCGCGCATCGTCACCACCCTCGTCGAGGTGCTCGAGGACCTGGGCCCCGACCGCGTCCGCTGACTGCGCCTGGCCGGCGGGTCAGAGGTCGGGGGAGGCGTGGTGGCCCAGGATGCGATCGGCGTGGTGCCGCCCGAGCGCCCGGCAGTAGCGCCGGGTCAGCTCGGGCATGATCGTCTCGCCCGACGGGGCGCGCTCGAGCCCGAACACCGTTCCGGGGAAATCGAGCGCCTCCTGGATGGCCCAGATGCGATCGTGCTCGTGGGGCGGCAGGATGGCCGCGGGATCGCCGACGGCCACCCAGCCGATGGGCACCACGGCGTCCGCCGCCACGCGCGTCCCCACGTGCACGACGCCGTTGATGCGCACCTCGGCCCGCGCCCCGATCGTGGCCCCGTTGAAGACCGTCGTGCCGGCGGCCAGGAACACGCACTCCTCCACCGTGCATCCCGTCAGGTAGGCGCGCGGACCCACCAGCACGTGATCCCCGATGTGCAGGGGGTGGATGCGCGTTCCCCGGACCACCGCCCCCTCCATCACAATGCAGTGCGAGCCCAGCACCACCGGGCCCCCTTCCGACGTCAGCGTCGCGCCGAACAGGACGCGGCACTCGGGGCCGACGACGACGTTTCCCGCGACGGTGGCCGTGGGAGCGATGTAGGCGGTCGCGTGGATCCTGGGGCGCCTGCCGTCGTGCTCGATGAGCATGCTGTGGCCCTCCCGGCGCTCCCGGCGGGGCGCGCGCGCTGACAGGTCGGTGGGTGCGCGAGCCTATTGTAGCGTGCCCGGGGACGGGCCGCGGGTCGGCGCGCCGCGCGCTGGAGCGGCGCCTTGACGCCGCCCGGACCGGGCCGCATGCTACCTGCTGACATGCCCCATGCGGAGCTGCTCCCCGCCCAGGAGGTCTGCCGGAGGCTCGCCGCCAGCATCGGGGGGGTGATGAAGGGGCAGGCCGGTTCCACGCGGAAGCTCCTGGCCGCCTTCGCCTCGGGCGGCCACGTCCTGCTGGACGATTACCCCGGCACGGGCAAGACCACGCTCGCCAAGGCGCTGGCCCGCTCCATCGGCGCCCGCTTCAAGCGCGTCCAGTTCACGCCGGACCTCTTGCCGTCGGACATCCTGGGCGTCTCCGTCTTCGACCAGCGCGATCAGGCCTTCCACTTCCACCAGGGCCCCATCTTCACCAATATCCTCCTCGCCGACGAGATCAACCGGGCCTCGCCCCGGACTCAGTCGGCGCTGCTCGAGGCCATGGCCGAGGGGCAGATCAGCGTGGACGGCACCACGCATCGGCTCGGGGCGCTCTTCTTCGTCATCGCCACCCAGAACCCCGTGGAGTTCCGCGGCACCTATCCGCTCCCCGAGGCCCAGATGGACCGCTTCGCGCTCCAGTTCGGGCTCGGCTACGTGGGGGCCGAGGACGAGGTGGCGATCCTCTCGGCGCAGGAGCGGGCGCACCCGGTGGACGCAGTCACGCCCTGCGTGTCCACCGAGGACACGGTGGCGCTCCGCGCGCGCGCGGCCGAGATCCGCATCGCCGCCGAGCTCCGGCGCTACGTCGTGGATCTGGTCCGCGAGACGCGGCGGGCGCCGGGCGTCTCGCTCGGCGCCAGCCCGCGCGCCTCCATCGCCCTCATGAAGGCCGCCCAGGCCCTGGCCCTCCTGGACGGGCTCGACTTCGTCACGCCGGAGCACGTGCAGGAGCTCGCCGTGCCGGTCATCGCCCACCGCATGGTGGTGGATCCCCAGGCGCGCTTCTCCGGAGTCACGGCGGAGCGGGTGGTGGAGGAGATCGTGAAGACGATCCCCGTCCCCGCGTAGCCGAGGGCGGCCTCCGGGCGTGACGCGCCGGCTGCTCTTCCGCGCCTTCGGCCTCACCTATGCCGCCGAGCGCTGGATCCGCCGGCGCTTCACCGGGGCCGGGCTCCTGGCGCTGGGGGCGGCGGCGGCCGCCGCCGTGGTCGGCCTGGACACGACCCGCACGCAGGCTTACCAGCTCTTCGCCTTCCTCGCGGCGCTCCTCGGCGTCGCCATGGCGGCGAGCCTCTCCTTCCGGGGCCGCTTCGCGGTGCGGCGGCTCCTGCCGCGCTTCGCCACGGCCGGAGAGCCGCTCGCCTACCGTGTCGCGATCCGCAACGAGACCGCGCGCGCGCAGCCCGGGCTCGCGCTCGTGGAGGAGACGGCCGATCCGCGCCCCGGCTTCCAGGAGCTCCTGCGCGCGCGCGAGCCGGGGGAGGAGCGGCGCAACTGGTTCGACCGCACCGTGGGCTACCCGCGCTGGATATGGCTCGTGCGGCGGAACCAGCGCGCCCGGATCCCCGAGGTGCCCGTGCCGGCGCTCTCGCCGCGCGGCGAAGGGGAGGCCAGGGTCGAGATCATTCCGCTCCGGCGCGGGCCGCTGCGGTTCACGGGGGTGACGCTGGCGCGCCCCGATCCTCTCGGCCTCTTCCGGGCGCGCGTCACGGTGCCGGCCCCGCAGTCGGTGCTGGTGCTGCCGCGCCGCTACCCCGTGCCGGCGCTCGCGCTACCCGGGACGCGGAAGCACCAGCAGGGCGGCGTGGCGCTGGCCGCGTCGGTGGGAGACTCGGAGGAGTTCGTGTCGCTGCGCGACTACCGGCCCGGCGACCCGCTGCGGCGGATCCACTGGAAGAGCTGGGCGCGGGCCGGCCGGCCCGTGGTCAGGGAGTACCAGGACGAGTTCTTCGTCCGGCACGCGCTGGTGCTCGACACCTTCACCGGTCCGGCGCCCGGCGCGCGCTTCGAGGAGGCGGTGTCCGTGGCCGCCTCCTTCGCCTGCGCGGCGCCCACGCAGGACGCCCTCCTGGACCTCATGGTCGTGGGCGGGGAGGCGTACTGCTTCACGGCGGGGCGCGGCCTGGCCCATGCGGACCGCATGCTCGAGATCCTCGCCTGCGTGGAGCCGGCCACGGCCGGCTCCTTCCGGGTGCTCCGCGACGCGGTGCTGGAGCGCCACGCCTCGCTCAGCGGCTGCGTCTGCGTGCTGCTCGCGTGGGACGAGGAGCGGCGTGACCTCGTGGGGCGCCTCGAGGCGCTGGCGATCCCGACCCTCGTCCTCGTGCTCGGCGACGGGGACGACCCCGCGCCGGACCGTGCGGCGCTCCCGGCCCGGCCGGCGGGTGCTGCGGCGGTCCACCGGCTCCAGGTGGGCCGCATCGCCGAGGGGCTCCGGCGGCTGTGAGGACGCCCCGGCTGCTCGTCGGCGCCGCGCTTCTCTTCTGGGGGTGGCAGGTGGGTCTCCTGCTCCCGGCGGTGGCCGCCGCGCTGCTGCTCGAGGGCGCGCGCCTGGTCCGCTGGCGCTGGGAGCTGTCCCGGGGCGACTTCAACCGCGTGTCCGACCTGTCGAGCCTCGTCTTCGCGGGCATCGTCGTCTACCTCGGGGCCACGCGCGAGGCGCCGCGGGCGCTCACCCTGCTCGTCCAGTGGCTCCCGCTCGTCCTGCTCCCGCTGCTGGCGGCCCAGGTCTACAGCACCGCCGGCGGGGTCGATCCGCGCATGTTCTTCTGGAGCCAGCGGAAGCGCGCGGAGGCGGACGGCGACGGGCAGCGCCGCCTCGTGGACCTCGGCTACCCGTATCTGGCGCTCGTGATCCTGGCGGCGAGCGCGGCCAATGTGGGGACCCGGGTCTTCTACGCGGGCCTCTGTGCCTCGGCCGCCTGGGCGCTGTGGGCGAACCGGCCGCGCTGGGCCTCGCCGGCCGGCTGGGCGGGACTCCTGCTGGCGGCAGTGGTGGGGGGCTGGGGCGGTCAGGTCGGGCTCCACTCCCTCCAGCGGGTCGTCGAGGCCACGGCCTTCGAGTGGGTGTCGGAGTGGATCCGCCGGGACACGGACCCGTTCCGGGCCAGCACCGCCATCGGCCAGCTCGGCACGCTGAAGCTCTCCGACCGGATCGTCCTGCGCGTCCTCCCCGAGGGCCCCGAGCCCCCGCCGCGGCTGCTCCGCGAGGCGACCTACAACATCTACAGCGCGCCGGCGTGGCTGGCCGTGGACCCGGGCTTCAGCCGGATCCACTCCGAGGCCGACGGCACCACGTGGAAGCTCGGCCCGGCGGCGCCGGCGCCGCGCACCGTGACGATCGCGACCGCGCTCCGGCGAGGGCGCGGCGTGCTCGCCCTCCCCGGCGGCGCCTTCGAGATCCGGCGGCTCACCGTCGGGCGGCTGGAGCGCAACCGGCTCGGCGCGGTGAAGGTGGACGAGGGGCTGGGGCTCGTCACCTACACCGCGCTGGCAGGTGCCAGCGCGCCGCTCGATGACCCCCCGACCGACGCGGATCTCCTGATCACTCCGCGCGAGGTCCCCGTGTTCTCCTCCGTG is drawn from Candidatus Rokuibacteriota bacterium and contains these coding sequences:
- a CDS encoding DUF58 domain-containing protein; the encoded protein is MTRRLLFRAFGLTYAAERWIRRRFTGAGLLALGAAAAAAVVGLDTTRTQAYQLFAFLAALLGVAMAASLSFRGRFAVRRLLPRFATAGEPLAYRVAIRNETARAQPGLALVEETADPRPGFQELLRAREPGEERRNWFDRTVGYPRWIWLVRRNQRARIPEVPVPALSPRGEGEARVEIIPLRRGPLRFTGVTLARPDPLGLFRARVTVPAPQSVLVLPRRYPVPALALPGTRKHQQGGVALAASVGDSEEFVSLRDYRPGDPLRRIHWKSWARAGRPVVREYQDEFFVRHALVLDTFTGPAPGARFEEAVSVAASFACAAPTQDALLDLMVVGGEAYCFTAGRGLAHADRMLEILACVEPATAGSFRVLRDAVLERHASLSGCVCVLLAWDEERRDLVGRLEALAIPTLVLVLGDGDDPAPDRAALPARPAGAAAVHRLQVGRIAEGLRRL
- a CDS encoding response regulator, with the translated sequence MEQPTILVVDDDPDVRETLSESLAALDYRVLTADSAPAALAVLDTARPDLVLTDVHMGAMSGVDLCTRLKADPRWELIPVVILTGVSDLEARVAGLAAGADDFFGKPVELLELGTRVAALLRVKQLLDQLERAEGVITSLGLTIEARDPYTAGHCERIRKYAVALGHALGVDQATLRALALAGYLHDLGKISVPDGILLKPGPLTAAERQIIQTHAGAGADLVQGLRTLEDVRPIIRHHHEKMDGTGYPDGLAGAAIPLGARIMAVVDVYDALHTARPYKQALSHAESVAILLRETEAGYWEPRIVTTLVEVLEDLGPDRVR
- a CDS encoding pyruvate dehydrogenase, which translates into the protein MPAADLGLLDSIQRRVLWLATWMVHHANVLRPNPDGTKVGGHQASSASLTSLLTALYFHALRPGDMVAVKPHAAPAFYAIQYLLGRLPREALGTLRAFGGLQAYPSRRKNPEIVDLSTGSMGLGAVAASFGALATRYLGDHFGVRHPARFIALVGDAELDEGNVWEALLEESMATLGSLLWIVDLNRQSLDRVAPDGRRHQLARMFAANGWHVVRLRWGGRLRALFESPGGSRLRRRLEGMSGPEYHALLRCPPAAARKLLVTSPRGMPDAVIEGLLSRVADDELPALCGDVGGHDLAAILAALGEAERQRDRPSVILADTIKGWGLPLAADPGNHGALLTPAQVEALRAASGIAPGGEWEAFPPESREAALIRGRPALFSPPPRSEAIEVPERLGESYPAEASTQEAFGRVLGALARLPAGDRLVTLSPDVAVTTHLAGWINRKGVYSPSGKREPAVEAPRAMQWRKSPAGQHVEIGIAEHNLFLALGAFGLTRALSGVTLFPVGTLYDPFVTRGLDALYHALYSGAQFIVVATPSGVSLSPEGGAHQSVITPGIGIGLPGIVYHEPVFACEVEWILLDAMRRMAARQGGESLYLRLSTKPVAQALAPPATDEQRARVLRGGYRLVDGRADPRWDPEVNAVHLFAAGVMVPEAVAASRALRAEGVYASVFAATSPDLLYRGARAPRPYLEELVSAEEEGVAVVSVLDGHSHGLAFIGAALGVPQIPLGVDHFGQSGTRQDLYRHYGIDPPAIARAALTLLGR
- a CDS encoding DHA2 family efflux MFS transporter permease subunit, which translates into the protein MQPPAEAHVSAARKWLITLSIMLVAVMQILDTSVTNVALPHMQGSLSAGVEEVAWVITSFLAANAVIIPATGWLAGLLGRRRFFLICTTLFTVSSFLSGLAPNLAFLIAMRVLQGIGGGPVIPLSQAILWETFPLKERGTAMAVWGIGIMMGPILGPTLGGWIADNWSWRWIFYINLPIGFLGFFMASVFLFDPAYLRKPGRVDVLGLVLIVAGFGCLQLVLDRGEREDWFDSGFIVTLAVVAVLALAGFLLRELTTREPILDLRVFADRNFAAGSTVIAMVGFGLYASMILVALYTQKLMGYDAWTAGMVLAPGGVGNLLSLLAAGQLVARMDQRLLLTAGCLLNALGLYWMTSLTLGMDYWALVWPRFLQGFGLGFIFVPLATLTLATIRKDRLGNATSAFNVLRNLGGSTGVALATTFLSRRSQVHQATLAAHVDVWSPETAARLAAWTQHFVAQGADTFTAKQRALAMLYHDTVGQAQVLAYMDDFWVLTILFCVIPFLIPLMRRVRVDPAAPGDGGPGSGGPPPRGPRAAAPGPAPHVVVE
- a CDS encoding gamma carbonic anhydrase family protein, which encodes MLIEHDGRRPRIHATAYIAPTATVAGNVVVGPECRVLFGATLTSEGGPVVLGSHCIVMEGAVVRGTRIHPLHIGDHVLVGPRAYLTGCTVEECVFLAAGTTVFNGATIGARAEVRINGVVHVGTRVAADAVVPIGWVAVGDPAAILPPHEHDRIWAIQEALDFPGTVFGLERAPSGETIMPELTRRYCRALGRHHADRILGHHASPDL
- a CDS encoding MoxR family ATPase, translating into MPHAELLPAQEVCRRLAASIGGVMKGQAGSTRKLLAAFASGGHVLLDDYPGTGKTTLAKALARSIGARFKRVQFTPDLLPSDILGVSVFDQRDQAFHFHQGPIFTNILLADEINRASPRTQSALLEAMAEGQISVDGTTHRLGALFFVIATQNPVEFRGTYPLPEAQMDRFALQFGLGYVGAEDEVAILSAQERAHPVDAVTPCVSTEDTVALRARAAEIRIAAELRRYVVDLVRETRRAPGVSLGASPRASIALMKAAQALALLDGLDFVTPEHVQELAVPVIAHRMVVDPQARFSGVTAERVVEEIVKTIPVPA